A DNA window from Desulfovibrio intestinalis contains the following coding sequences:
- a CDS encoding plasmid mobilization protein gives MLAESRKHAPRKSGRPKGDPIKVRHMTIGVRVNPAEWEALQLRARHMGMSPAQWLRTAALSRRMPLPPVPEVNRKAYGELARLGVNLNQIAKAANAGRTAVPFGLLRELLSQIMCLQASLMGVAGNTPPVAGEMP, from the coding sequence ATGCTTGCTGAGTCGCGCAAACACGCCCCCCGAAAAAGTGGACGCCCAAAGGGCGACCCCATAAAGGTGCGCCACATGACAATCGGGGTGCGCGTTAATCCGGCAGAGTGGGAGGCGCTTCAGCTTCGTGCGCGGCATATGGGCATGAGCCCTGCGCAGTGGTTGCGCACAGCAGCTTTAAGCAGGCGCATGCCGCTTCCCCCTGTGCCAGAGGTGAACCGCAAGGCCTACGGCGAGCTTGCGCGGTTGGGCGTAAATCTCAACCAAATCGCCAAGGCAGCCAATGCGGGGCGAACGGCTGTTCCCTTCGGCCTATTGAGGGAACTGCTTAGCCAGATCATGTGCTTGCAAGCTTCCCTGATGGGGGTTGCTGGCAATACGCCGCCAGTGGCAGGGGAAATGCCTTGA
- a CDS encoding glutamate-5-semialdehyde dehydrogenase, with translation MTPAEKMTRLGAQAKNAARAMTRATPEAKNRALLGLAELLREREAAILAANASDVEAARAAGQDSARLDRLTLTPAIMEEMRAACAHVANLPDPVGATESQWQRPNGLLVGKMRIPLGVIAMIYEARPNVTIDAAILCIKAGNAVILRGGSEALHSNTALAQALQDAMVQAGLPADAAQLVTVPGHEAVNALCKLDQYIDVIIPRGGEGLVRAVTEAATMPVLKHFKGVCHAYIEPDADLDKALDIVFNGKVQRPGVCNALECLLVHKDVAARFLPMVAEKLGAADVEFRADAAALPLMSKAPAGSVVPQKSEDLGQEFHNLTLAVRVVADMDEALDHIARYGSNHTEIICTNDHAKAMRFLREADASMVAVNASSRFNDGGQLGLGAEIGISTSKLHAYGAMGVEELTTTKFVVLGQGQVRQ, from the coding sequence ATGACGCCAGCTGAAAAAATGACGCGCCTTGGCGCGCAGGCAAAAAACGCGGCGCGTGCCATGACCAGGGCTACGCCCGAAGCCAAAAACCGGGCGCTTCTGGGACTGGCCGAACTTTTGCGCGAACGCGAGGCTGCCATTCTGGCCGCAAACGCCAGCGACGTTGAAGCCGCAAGGGCTGCCGGGCAGGATTCTGCCCGCCTTGACCGCCTCACGCTCACGCCCGCCATTATGGAAGAAATGCGCGCCGCCTGCGCTCACGTAGCCAACCTGCCCGATCCGGTGGGCGCTACCGAGAGCCAGTGGCAGCGCCCCAACGGCCTGCTGGTAGGCAAGATGCGCATTCCGCTTGGCGTTATCGCTATGATTTACGAGGCCCGCCCCAATGTCACCATCGACGCGGCCATTTTGTGCATCAAGGCTGGCAACGCCGTTATTCTGCGCGGCGGCAGCGAAGCCCTGCATTCCAACACCGCTCTGGCGCAGGCGCTTCAGGACGCTATGGTTCAGGCGGGGCTGCCCGCAGATGCCGCGCAGCTTGTGACCGTGCCGGGCCATGAGGCCGTCAACGCGCTGTGCAAGCTCGACCAGTACATAGATGTCATCATTCCCCGTGGGGGCGAAGGCCTTGTGCGCGCCGTTACCGAAGCCGCCACCATGCCCGTGCTCAAGCATTTCAAGGGAGTGTGCCACGCCTATATCGAGCCTGACGCCGACCTCGACAAGGCTCTGGACATCGTTTTCAACGGCAAGGTGCAGCGCCCCGGCGTATGCAATGCGCTGGAATGCCTGCTTGTCCACAAGGACGTGGCCGCGCGCTTTCTGCCTATGGTGGCGGAAAAGCTCGGCGCTGCCGATGTGGAATTTCGTGCCGACGCTGCCGCCCTGCCGCTTATGAGCAAGGCTCCTGCGGGAAGCGTTGTGCCTCAGAAATCCGAAGACCTCGGGCAGGAATTCCACAATCTCACCCTCGCCGTGCGCGTGGTTGCGGATATGGATGAAGCCTTGGACCACATCGCCCGCTACGGTTCCAACCATACGGAAATCATCTGCACCAACGATCACGCCAAGGCCATGCGCTTTCTGCGCGAGGCCGACGCCTCGATGGTGGCGGTCAATGCGTCCAGCCGCTTCAACGATGGCGGCCAGCTCGGCCTTGGTGCGGAAATCGGCATCTCCACTTCCAAGCTGCATGCCTACGGGGCTATGGGCGTGGAAGAGCTGACCACCACCAAATTTGTGGTACTGGGGCAAGGGCAGGTACGGCAGTAG
- a CDS encoding relaxase/mobilization nuclease domain-containing protein, giving the protein MIAKCIKGKGFRGAAAYDLQPHKSLLLETNMAGRTPRALAAEFGAIRALRPNLSKAVCHVSLSLHPEESLSDEQWCEAAHSWLQGMGFVNNQYVISRHTDAAHAHIHILVNRIALDGKVVSDAHDYRRQEKIMRELEQRFSLRQVRSSRETLRAALTKGEIEHALRTGEASTRMNLQKIIDAALTQKNALNAFCQQLAAQGVTVRLNKASTGFVSGISFALGDVTFKGSKLGKGYTWGALQLRGLLHEQDRRIEEHEQGIGSDNATIPVERDRSDKDRSKPDGSELAGGSTNQELTGADSAFTRIAEKYLSGRAGDRNRSSPSKGLSR; this is encoded by the coding sequence TTGATAGCCAAGTGCATCAAGGGCAAGGGCTTTCGTGGGGCGGCAGCCTACGATTTGCAGCCCCACAAAAGCCTGTTGCTTGAAACCAATATGGCGGGGCGAACACCACGCGCCCTTGCTGCGGAATTTGGGGCCATTCGCGCTTTGAGGCCGAATCTGTCCAAGGCCGTTTGCCATGTGAGCCTGAGCTTGCACCCAGAAGAATCCCTGTCAGATGAGCAGTGGTGTGAGGCCGCGCATTCGTGGCTTCAGGGCATGGGCTTTGTAAACAATCAATATGTCATTAGCCGACATACAGACGCGGCGCACGCACACATTCATATTCTGGTGAACAGGATTGCGCTGGATGGAAAAGTGGTGAGTGACGCGCACGACTACAGGCGACAAGAAAAAATCATGCGGGAGCTGGAGCAACGGTTTTCTCTTCGGCAGGTGCGTTCAAGCCGGGAAACGTTGCGGGCAGCCCTTACGAAAGGGGAGATTGAGCACGCCCTGCGCACTGGCGAGGCCTCCACCCGCATGAACCTACAAAAAATAATTGATGCGGCCCTTACGCAAAAAAATGCGTTGAATGCGTTTTGTCAGCAGTTGGCAGCCCAGGGCGTGACCGTGCGTTTAAATAAAGCCTCCACCGGATTTGTTTCGGGGATCAGCTTTGCGCTTGGTGACGTGACGTTCAAGGGTAGCAAGCTCGGCAAAGGGTACACATGGGGCGCATTGCAACTTAGAGGATTACTCCATGAGCAAGATAGACGAATTGAAGAGCATGAGCAGGGCATCGGAAGCGACAACGCCACCATCCCCGTCGAGCGAGATAGATCAGACAAGGATAGAAGCAAGCCTGATGGTTCTGAGCTTGCAGGAGGAAGCACGAATCAAGAACTCACAGGAGCTGATTCAGCTTTTACGAGAATTGCAGAGAAGTACCTCTCAGGCCGCGCGGGAGATCGGAACCGCAGCTCACCAAGTAAGGGATTATCCCGTTGA
- the iorA gene encoding indolepyruvate ferredoxin oxidoreductase subunit alpha, with translation MSNNPLLHGAHGERHLLLGNEAIVRGALEAGVHIVTCYPGTPSSEVPDTFHRIGGEGRYRLEYSVNEKVAMEVAAGAALGGAMSLVTMKHVGLNVAADPLFTAVYTGLPGGLVVLSADDPGCHSSQNEQDNRYYARFAMLPCFEPASAQEAKDMTREAFSLARQLEQPVLLRTTTRISHMRGPVDFDDLPAPQPKVEFRREPSRFVPVPAVARRRHVVLDEIVARARQIAENSPFNTVTEPAAPTDLGIIVSGVSRNYLADALSANDWADSVRVLELGMTWPLPEEKVSSFLNQCKRVLVLEEGEDLLEQDIRALVQKRGLSVLIDGKNDILTHQGEYSTTLVTRRLAQWLQVSCSVQEPRCAEPDLPGRPPNLCPGCSHRAVYYTVRQVFGDDAYYSSDIGCYTLGLLPPLRTADFLVCMGSSISAGSGFARASEKPVIAFIGDSTFFHSGMTGLANAVFNQHNVLMIILDNGTTAMTGHQPNPGMVQDMLGGMSSHMDIETIVRGMGVTDVAKVRAFNIKTLTKTLEEMKSKPGVRVLITEEPCVLYARRQLKKTSPQVAEVAQQGEEALRCLEQLACPAFYRDGDNLAVDATLCTGCMVCLQVAPGAFKARKRQG, from the coding sequence ATGAGCAACAATCCCCTGTTGCACGGCGCTCACGGTGAGCGTCATTTGTTGTTGGGCAACGAGGCCATCGTGCGCGGCGCTCTTGAAGCGGGCGTGCATATAGTGACCTGTTATCCGGGTACGCCTTCATCCGAAGTGCCGGACACCTTTCACCGCATAGGCGGCGAGGGGCGTTATCGGCTGGAATATTCCGTCAACGAAAAGGTTGCTATGGAAGTGGCCGCCGGCGCTGCCCTGGGCGGCGCAATGAGCCTTGTGACCATGAAGCACGTTGGGCTCAACGTGGCCGCCGACCCGCTGTTTACAGCCGTGTACACGGGACTGCCCGGCGGGCTGGTGGTGCTTTCCGCTGACGACCCCGGCTGCCACTCCAGCCAGAACGAGCAGGACAACCGCTATTACGCGCGTTTTGCCATGCTGCCCTGTTTCGAGCCTGCCTCGGCTCAGGAAGCCAAGGACATGACCCGCGAAGCTTTCAGCCTGGCCCGCCAGCTTGAACAGCCCGTGTTGCTGCGCACCACTACGCGCATCAGCCATATGCGTGGCCCCGTTGACTTTGACGACCTGCCCGCGCCGCAGCCCAAGGTGGAGTTCCGCCGTGAGCCTTCGCGCTTTGTGCCCGTACCCGCCGTGGCCCGCAGACGCCATGTTGTGCTGGATGAAATTGTGGCCCGCGCCCGCCAGATTGCGGAAAATAGCCCCTTCAACACCGTTACCGAACCCGCTGCCCCAACTGATTTGGGCATCATCGTCAGCGGTGTTTCGCGCAACTATCTGGCCGACGCGCTTTCCGCCAATGACTGGGCAGACAGCGTGCGCGTGCTGGAACTGGGCATGACCTGGCCGTTGCCTGAAGAAAAGGTCAGCAGCTTCCTGAATCAGTGCAAGCGCGTGTTGGTGCTGGAAGAAGGCGAAGACTTGCTGGAGCAGGATATTCGTGCTTTGGTGCAAAAGCGCGGCCTGTCTGTGCTCATTGACGGCAAGAACGATATTCTCACGCATCAGGGTGAGTATTCCACCACCCTGGTTACGCGCCGTCTGGCCCAATGGCTGCAAGTTTCCTGTAGCGTGCAGGAACCGCGCTGTGCAGAGCCTGATCTGCCGGGCCGTCCGCCCAACCTTTGCCCCGGCTGTTCGCACAGGGCCGTGTACTACACGGTACGTCAGGTTTTCGGCGACGATGCCTACTACTCCAGCGACATCGGCTGCTATACTCTGGGTCTTCTGCCGCCCCTGCGCACTGCGGATTTTCTGGTCTGCATGGGCTCGTCCATCTCGGCTGGCAGCGGATTTGCCCGCGCCTCTGAAAAGCCTGTTATTGCCTTTATCGGCGACTCCACGTTTTTCCATTCCGGTATGACCGGGCTCGCCAATGCGGTTTTCAACCAGCACAACGTGCTCATGATTATTCTGGATAACGGCACCACGGCCATGACGGGCCATCAGCCCAACCCCGGTATGGTGCAAGACATGCTTGGCGGCATGAGCAGCCACATGGATATTGAAACCATTGTGCGCGGCATGGGCGTGACCGATGTTGCCAAGGTGCGCGCCTTCAACATCAAGACGCTGACCAAGACTCTGGAAGAAATGAAGAGCAAACCCGGCGTGCGTGTGCTCATCACTGAAGAGCCCTGCGTGCTGTATGCCCGCCGCCAGCTCAAGAAGACTTCGCCCCAGGTGGCGGAGGTTGCGCAACAGGGCGAGGAAGCCCTGCGCTGCCTCGAGCAGCTTGCCTGCCCCGCCTTTTACCGCGATGGCGACAATCTGGCTGTGGACGCGACCCTTTGCACGGGCTGCATGGTATGCTTGCAGGTGGCCCCTGGGGCCTTCAAGGCGCGCAAGCGTCAGGGATAG
- a CDS encoding tyrosine-type recombinase/integrase, with protein sequence MALSDMAIKKAKPREKIYTLKDADGLYLEIKPSGKKYWRLRYWIDSKENRLSIGEYPLISLAEARSRRDEKRRMIKDGIDPVAQVREQKAAVAPDKFFESVAREWAQKNANKWTEGHAELSLRRLEMNIFPYIGQKPIGEISAPELLECLRRVEARGALEVTRRVRGLCSMIFRYAIATGKAERDVAADLIGACATPKKQHRPTITDPQEVGRLMQAIDACSASAVVYCALRLAPLVFVRPGELRNAEWCEFNLEAAEWRIPAHKTKMRSLHIVPLSTQALDILKELHPLTGDGNFLFPSVRTASRPMSDNTINVALRRIGYAKEEICGHGFRAMASTLLNELGWNRDAIERQLAHGERNKIRAAYNHAEFLPERRKMMQAWADYLEQLCQKA encoded by the coding sequence ATGGCCCTAAGCGATATGGCTATAAAAAAAGCCAAACCCCGCGAGAAAATTTATACCCTCAAAGACGCAGACGGGCTTTATCTGGAAATAAAGCCTTCAGGTAAAAAATATTGGCGTCTCCGTTACTGGATAGACTCCAAAGAAAACCGCCTCTCCATCGGTGAATATCCCCTCATATCTCTGGCTGAAGCCCGTTCGCGCCGCGATGAAAAACGGCGCATGATTAAAGACGGTATTGACCCTGTGGCACAGGTGCGCGAACAGAAAGCAGCCGTAGCTCCAGATAAGTTCTTTGAGTCTGTAGCGCGTGAATGGGCGCAGAAAAACGCTAATAAATGGACGGAAGGTCATGCCGAATTGAGCTTGCGGCGTCTGGAGATGAACATTTTCCCTTACATCGGCCAAAAGCCCATTGGGGAAATATCCGCACCAGAACTTTTAGAATGCCTTCGCCGCGTTGAGGCCAGAGGAGCGCTTGAGGTCACGCGCCGGGTGCGCGGCCTTTGCTCTATGATTTTTCGTTATGCCATTGCCACGGGCAAGGCAGAACGTGACGTTGCCGCCGACCTCATAGGAGCCTGCGCAACCCCAAAAAAACAGCACCGCCCGACCATTACTGACCCGCAAGAAGTTGGCAGACTCATGCAGGCCATTGATGCCTGTTCAGCCTCGGCAGTTGTATATTGCGCCCTGCGGCTGGCCCCTCTGGTTTTTGTACGCCCCGGTGAACTGCGCAACGCAGAATGGTGCGAGTTCAATCTGGAGGCTGCTGAATGGCGCATTCCAGCCCATAAAACAAAAATGCGCTCTCTGCATATTGTGCCACTCTCTACACAAGCCTTGGACATCCTCAAAGAGTTGCATCCTCTTACAGGAGACGGGAACTTTCTTTTTCCTTCAGTGCGAACGGCATCCCGTCCTATGTCCGACAATACCATTAACGTGGCGTTGCGCCGAATTGGATACGCCAAGGAAGAAATATGTGGGCATGGCTTTAGGGCTATGGCTTCAACCCTGCTTAACGAGCTCGGCTGGAACAGGGACGCTATTGAGCGTCAGCTTGCCCATGGTGAGCGCAATAAAATTCGAGCCGCGTATAACCACGCGGAGTTTTTACCGGAACGCCGCAAAATGATGCAGGCATGGGCTGATTATTTGGAACAACTCTGTCAAAAGGCCTAG
- a CDS encoding helix-turn-helix transcriptional regulator — MAKVAFLYRQRHYLPDEGFVRLSQILQVLPIGKTSWWEGVKNGRYPAPLKLGPRTTVWRVEDIRALISNVEGGDAA; from the coding sequence ATGGCAAAGGTCGCTTTTTTGTATAGGCAACGACACTACCTACCTGACGAGGGTTTTGTTCGTTTGTCGCAAATTCTCCAAGTGCTGCCCATTGGCAAAACAAGCTGGTGGGAAGGCGTCAAAAACGGGCGCTACCCTGCCCCGCTCAAATTGGGGCCGCGCACAACCGTATGGCGTGTTGAAGATATCCGGGCGCTAATCAGCAACGTGGAAGGGGGAGATGCGGCATGA
- a CDS encoding tetratricopeptide repeat protein: protein MNPQKNQGAADAPLLRDLQLEVSQESAPLLQFMLRHAGLIAGVLVLFLLVLVGTGIYNWHGDSRAEEARDALARTIIQNQGADQVKALSQLAEGAPSSTRFAAYMALANSAMQNGDYATAAQAYGKAAKSTDGAFGLSAALGEAGALLKAGKSTEALTLLQGLQNSLPGAANAPQLRQMMAEAAIAAGQNELAARTYLALARETQGVNSSYLRARAAELDPKLAAAEAAPKASATGATPDADKGGQKAAQPEQTKP, encoded by the coding sequence ATGAATCCGCAAAAGAATCAAGGCGCGGCCGACGCGCCCCTGTTGCGTGACCTGCAACTGGAAGTTAGTCAGGAGAGTGCGCCTCTTCTGCAGTTCATGCTGCGTCACGCCGGGCTTATTGCCGGTGTGCTGGTACTTTTTCTGCTGGTGCTCGTAGGCACGGGCATCTATAACTGGCACGGTGACTCCCGGGCGGAAGAAGCCCGCGATGCTCTGGCTCGCACCATTATACAAAACCAGGGCGCGGATCAGGTCAAGGCTCTTTCTCAACTGGCAGAGGGCGCGCCCTCGTCCACGCGTTTTGCCGCCTATATGGCTCTGGCTAACAGCGCCATGCAAAACGGCGACTACGCCACAGCGGCCCAGGCTTACGGCAAGGCCGCCAAAAGCACTGACGGTGCCTTTGGCCTGTCTGCCGCTCTTGGCGAAGCCGGAGCACTGCTCAAGGCCGGAAAAAGCACTGAAGCTCTGACCCTGTTGCAGGGCCTGCAAAATTCCCTGCCTGGCGCAGCCAATGCACCGCAGTTGCGGCAGATGATGGCTGAAGCCGCCATTGCCGCAGGGCAGAATGAACTGGCCGCCCGCACCTATCTGGCTCTGGCCCGCGAAACTCAGGGCGTCAACAGCAGCTATTTGCGTGCCCGCGCCGCCGAGCTTGATCCCAAACTGGCCGCTGCCGAAGCAGCGCCCAAGGCTTCGGCCACGGGCGCCACACCAGATGCTGACAAAGGCGGTCAAAAGGCCGCGCAGCCCGAGCAGACAAAGCCGTAA
- a CDS encoding nicotinate-nicotinamide nucleotide adenylyltransferase: MTEKFGAQKATGGQTASQMARPGTGRAILGGSFNPPHVGHLRLAIEAAEALAPLVSGVDMVPCAVPPHKTMTGMLPFDLRASMVEASIADLPFLRCNRLEGHRQGPSYTWDTLLAYREAEPQTELYFILGSPDFALLPTWHRGLELPSLCNFVVVPRDGQAGSDMVATAQRLWPDASEREPLIGDGPCMALPGGGLAHFLPLPWLDVSASRLRNLWLAGRRVDFLLPRAAFDILKQSEKNVQAHWRQTENTC, from the coding sequence GTGACGGAAAAATTCGGCGCACAAAAGGCAACAGGCGGGCAGACTGCCAGCCAGATGGCGAGGCCAGGAACAGGCCGGGCCATTCTGGGCGGCAGCTTTAATCCCCCGCATGTGGGGCATTTGCGTCTGGCCATTGAGGCCGCCGAAGCACTGGCCCCTCTGGTGAGCGGCGTGGATATGGTGCCCTGCGCCGTGCCGCCGCACAAAACCATGACGGGCATGCTGCCCTTTGATCTGCGCGCCAGCATGGTGGAAGCCAGCATTGCTGACCTGCCCTTCCTGCGCTGCAACAGGCTTGAAGGGCACCGCCAGGGGCCGTCCTACACATGGGACACGCTGCTGGCTTACCGCGAGGCCGAGCCGCAAACAGAGCTTTACTTCATACTGGGCAGCCCCGACTTTGCCCTGCTGCCCACATGGCACAGGGGACTGGAGCTGCCGAGCCTGTGCAACTTTGTTGTTGTGCCGCGTGACGGACAGGCAGGCAGTGATATGGTGGCCACGGCGCAACGGCTGTGGCCTGATGCCAGCGAGCGCGAGCCCCTCATCGGTGACGGCCCGTGCATGGCCCTGCCCGGCGGCGGGTTGGCGCATTTTTTACCCCTGCCCTGGCTGGACGTGAGCGCGTCGCGCCTGCGTAATTTGTGGCTGGCAGGCCGAAGAGTGGATTTTCTGCTGCCTCGGGCGGCCTTTGACATTCTGAAGCAGAGCGAAAAAAACGTGCAGGCACACTGGCGACAGACGGAGAACACATGCTGA
- a CDS encoding indolepyruvate oxidoreductase subunit beta: MTMQNNQKRMRVYFTGVGGQGTLTATTLLARTALEAGLEVVAGEVHGMAQRGGVVESVMLLGGWRSPKLDLGEADVMLGFEPLETLRGLPYLKKGGAVFSSSDPMPPVSVSLGKAEYPAMNRIKASVCEVAGVCHFIPCRELGIQAGSVQSGNTVLLSAVCASGVLPFGVDALEEAIKKFLPAKLQEVNLKALELGKTALKG; this comes from the coding sequence ATGACTATGCAGAACAACCAGAAGCGCATGCGCGTTTATTTTACAGGTGTGGGCGGTCAGGGCACCCTGACGGCCACGACCCTGCTGGCACGCACGGCCCTTGAAGCCGGGCTGGAAGTTGTGGCGGGCGAGGTGCACGGCATGGCCCAGCGAGGCGGCGTGGTGGAATCCGTTATGCTGCTTGGCGGCTGGCGTTCACCCAAGCTGGATTTGGGCGAGGCCGACGTCATGCTTGGCTTTGAACCCTTGGAAACCCTGCGCGGCCTGCCGTATCTGAAAAAGGGCGGCGCGGTATTTTCCAGCAGTGATCCTATGCCTCCCGTAAGCGTGTCGCTGGGCAAGGCCGAGTATCCTGCCATGAACAGAATCAAGGCCAGCGTTTGCGAAGTGGCGGGGGTGTGCCATTTTATTCCCTGCCGCGAGTTGGGAATACAGGCTGGCTCTGTACAGAGCGGCAACACCGTGCTTTTGAGCGCCGTTTGCGCCTCGGGCGTTTTGCCCTTTGGCGTTGACGCGCTGGAAGAGGCCATCAAAAAATTCTTGCCCGCC
- a CDS encoding tetratricopeptide repeat protein — protein sequence MLTTAPKDIRENVARAVGYLRRDEVERSLQVMSEALRRMAEVKMLRSARAELDIQISEFLSSLIHHASMQSLLDPAHTGNPKSIPFQQGKEAALATVLDGLARIMQKEAEHSVQAEARARMERKKHLIDTGLQFIREGQTAKGRAFLKRVIEEFSQEEGIRVQVAQIFAAAALHQEAAETYEEAIVKQPRDPAAYTGAVAAWMELHEYEKAESVYKAVLRTFGGHPSTYGKMAQLYLIWHKRQLAEDMALRALHDDPEQTDALEVMAALERR from the coding sequence ATGCTGACAACTGCCCCCAAGGACATACGCGAAAATGTGGCCCGCGCCGTAGGCTACCTGCGTAGAGACGAGGTAGAGCGTTCGCTTCAGGTCATGAGTGAGGCTCTGCGCCGCATGGCCGAGGTCAAAATGCTGCGCTCTGCACGGGCAGAGCTGGACATCCAGATCAGTGAGTTTTTGTCTTCTCTCATCCACCACGCAAGTATGCAGTCGCTGCTGGACCCGGCGCACACGGGCAATCCCAAAAGCATCCCTTTTCAACAGGGCAAGGAAGCGGCCTTGGCCACGGTGCTGGACGGCCTTGCCCGGATTATGCAAAAGGAAGCCGAGCACAGCGTGCAGGCCGAAGCCCGGGCGCGTATGGAAAGGAAAAAGCATCTCATCGATACGGGCCTGCAATTTATTCGCGAGGGTCAGACCGCCAAGGGCCGCGCCTTTTTAAAGCGCGTGATTGAGGAGTTTAGTCAGGAAGAAGGCATTCGCGTTCAGGTAGCCCAAATTTTTGCCGCCGCTGCCCTGCATCAGGAAGCCGCCGAAACATATGAAGAGGCCATTGTCAAGCAGCCGCGTGACCCCGCCGCCTATACCGGCGCGGTAGCCGCCTGGATGGAACTGCACGAATACGAAAAGGCCGAGAGCGTCTACAAGGCCGTGCTGCGAACCTTTGGCGGGCACCCTTCCACCTATGGCAAGATGGCGCAGCTGTATCTTATCTGGCACAAACGCCAGTTGGCGGAGGATATGGCCCTGCGCGCGCTGCACGATGACCCGGAACAGACCGACGCGCTGGAAGTAATGGCCGCGCTGGAGCGCAGATAG
- a CDS encoding AAA family ATPase, giving the protein MEDFLAITLPERDFLLRPVIPTQGIAILFAPRGIGKTFAALGIALAVAGGLSIFNWHAPQARNVLYVDGEMPAISMQERLAALSLGMAAPPRALQNLSIITPDMQPRSMPDLATTYGQQALEPFLSGVNMLVLDNLATLCRTGKENESQSWTPIQTWLLDLRRRGMAVLLVHHAGKSGDQRGTSAREDIMDTVISLRRPKIYNVAEGARFEVHLTKARGIVGEEALPFEVHLRSEDNRLLWDVSDLVNVQAEELKRLLAEGLSLRDCADEMGVSKSVLHRLKKRLEGEQ; this is encoded by the coding sequence ATGGAAGACTTTCTCGCTATTACTCTTCCTGAGCGCGACTTTTTGTTGCGCCCTGTAATCCCAACCCAAGGCATTGCAATTCTGTTCGCGCCACGCGGCATCGGCAAAACTTTTGCGGCATTGGGCATTGCCCTCGCGGTTGCAGGTGGCCTGTCCATATTCAACTGGCATGCCCCACAAGCCAGAAATGTTCTCTATGTGGACGGTGAAATGCCTGCCATCTCAATGCAGGAACGCCTTGCAGCCCTTTCGCTGGGCATGGCGGCTCCTCCTCGCGCCTTGCAAAACCTCTCCATCATAACCCCTGACATGCAACCCCGGTCTATGCCCGATCTTGCAACGACATACGGGCAACAGGCTCTTGAACCTTTTCTCTCTGGAGTAAACATGCTCGTTCTGGATAACCTCGCCACGCTTTGCCGCACAGGCAAAGAAAACGAGTCTCAATCTTGGACGCCCATACAAACATGGTTACTGGACTTGCGAAGGCGCGGCATGGCTGTCCTGCTGGTGCATCATGCAGGCAAATCAGGTGACCAGCGCGGCACGTCTGCTCGCGAAGACATTATGGACACCGTAATCAGCCTTAGACGCCCTAAAATATACAACGTGGCAGAAGGAGCGCGATTCGAAGTGCATCTGACCAAAGCGCGGGGCATTGTAGGAGAAGAAGCTCTGCCCTTCGAAGTGCATCTGCGTAGTGAGGATAATCGGCTACTTTGGGATGTAAGCGATCTGGTAAATGTTCAGGCCGAAGAACTCAAGCGCCTTCTCGCGGAAGGCCTCAGCCTCAGAGATTGTGCTGATGAAATGGGCGTCAGCAAATCTGTTCTGCATCGACTCAAAAAACGCTTGGAGGGTGAGCAATGA